From Buchnera aphidicola (Periphyllus lyropictus), a single genomic window includes:
- the pheT gene encoding phenylalanine--tRNA ligase subunit beta, producing MKFSLSWVKFFLNKNLKDSYIKNQLTQIGLEVEFLEKNKIFFKNSVIGEIVKILFFNNKKNIRILKINIKSNFFIYVLSNNKNCYIGMKLAVKLKKNREFKFKKKKYFLPKKYLFSGKIYTYFDLKIFGNKNNIVEFPKIEKNGESVKQYFKKNPEDIISLGINSNRNDCLGILGIAREVSVINNIPLNFNINSLEIIKNRKENKDLKIFFLNNKICSEYFSRIIKNIDISVNTPFWIRERLRKSNIKSINIVSDIVNFVSLELGQSIHVFDFEKIVNKKIEIRLSDLNENIRLNNKNNLNLSKDILVFSNEMKIFSLGGFIHSEKFLINKDTKNIYLGCGVFPSFFINRIKKKYDKYYNSYDNYYRKCESKLCFFALEKISKLLIELCGGKLEFLDNFNNLKKTKNKKFVLSYNKINKTLGFSINKFKIIDFLKRLEYVILGSLLKLSIIPPYFRSDILCQEDVISDIVRFYGYNKIPLISLKINSIISNKNNISDNLFLLKNLFLMLGYSEVLNYSFSEKLFQNFFFKNRKILKIINPISKDFSFMRKSLFPGLLKNLKYNKNRQQDSFRLFESGLCFIKKNNSKFSVKQKLFLSGIVSGFKSKKNWLNKDKFFNFYHVKNDLEIILSRFYNFKEIFFKKSNIFGFDDNVCSNIYCRDIKIGHLGMINSNILIPLNIKNDVFGFEISIKKLYNFKNYKINEKNFYPYSERDISIIIKEEISISDILYECYKISKDNILKIIILDIYRGKNIPLNKKSLSIRFFFKNEKKNFTNEEIKILFYNCINKLKSKFHAILRDK from the coding sequence ATGAAATTTAGTTTATCTTGGGTTAAATTTTTTTTAAATAAAAATTTAAAAGATTCTTATATTAAAAATCAATTAACTCAAATTGGTTTAGAAGTAGAGTTTTTAGAGAAAAACAAAATTTTTTTTAAAAATTCTGTTATTGGAGAAATTGTTAAAATTTTGTTTTTTAATAATAAAAAAAATATAAGAATATTGAAAATAAATATTAAAAGCAATTTTTTTATTTATGTTTTGTCTAATAATAAAAATTGTTATATTGGAATGAAATTAGCAGTTAAATTAAAAAAAAATAGAGAATTTAAATTTAAAAAAAAAAAATATTTTTTACCTAAAAAATATTTATTTTCAGGAAAAATATATACTTATTTTGATTTAAAAATTTTTGGAAACAAAAATAATATAGTTGAATTTCCTAAAATAGAAAAAAATGGGGAGAGTGTTAAACAGTATTTTAAAAAAAATCCAGAAGATATAATTTCTTTAGGAATTAATTCTAATAGAAATGATTGTTTAGGTATATTAGGTATAGCAAGAGAGGTTTCTGTAATAAATAATATTCCGTTAAATTTTAATATTAATTCATTAGAAATAATTAAAAATAGAAAAGAAAATAAAGATTTGAAAATCTTTTTTTTGAATAATAAAATTTGTTCAGAATATTTTTCAAGAATTATAAAAAATATTGATATTTCTGTTAATACTCCATTTTGGATAAGAGAAAGATTAAGAAAATCTAATATTAAATCTATTAATATAGTTTCCGATATTGTTAATTTTGTTTCATTAGAATTAGGTCAATCTATTCATGTTTTTGATTTTGAAAAAATTGTTAATAAGAAAATAGAAATTCGTTTATCTGATTTAAATGAGAATATTCGATTAAACAATAAGAACAATTTAAATTTATCAAAAGATATTTTAGTTTTTTCAAATGAAATGAAAATTTTTTCTTTAGGTGGATTTATTCATTCTGAAAAATTTTTAATTAATAAAGATACTAAAAATATTTATTTAGGATGTGGTGTTTTTCCTAGTTTTTTTATTAATAGAATAAAAAAAAAATATGATAAATATTATAATTCTTATGATAATTATTATAGAAAATGTGAATCTAAGTTATGTTTTTTTGCTTTAGAAAAAATTTCTAAATTATTAATAGAATTATGTGGAGGAAAATTAGAATTTTTAGATAATTTTAATAATTTAAAAAAAACAAAAAATAAAAAATTTGTTTTATCTTATAATAAGATAAATAAAACTTTAGGTTTTTCTATTAATAAATTTAAAATTATAGATTTTTTAAAACGTTTAGAATATGTTATTTTAGGGAGTTTACTTAAATTATCTATTATACCACCTTATTTTCGTTCAGATATTTTATGTCAAGAAGACGTTATATCAGATATAGTTCGTTTTTATGGTTATAATAAAATACCTTTAATTTCTTTAAAAATTAATTCTATTATTTCTAATAAAAATAATATTTCAGATAATTTATTTTTATTAAAAAATTTATTTTTAATGTTAGGATATTCTGAAGTTTTAAATTATAGTTTTTCCGAAAAATTATTTCAAAATTTTTTTTTTAAAAATAGAAAAATATTAAAAATTATTAATCCTATTTCAAAAGACTTTTCTTTTATGAGAAAGTCGCTTTTTCCTGGATTGTTAAAAAATTTAAAATATAATAAAAATCGTCAACAAGATTCTTTTAGATTATTTGAAAGTGGTTTATGTTTTATTAAAAAAAATAATAGTAAATTTTCAGTAAAACAAAAACTTTTTTTATCTGGAATTGTTAGTGGATTTAAATCTAAAAAAAATTGGTTAAATAAAGATAAATTTTTTAATTTTTATCATGTTAAAAATGATTTAGAAATTATATTATCGCGTTTTTATAATTTTAAAGAAATTTTTTTTAAAAAATCTAATATTTTTGGATTTGATGATAATGTATGTTCTAATATATATTGTAGAGATATTAAAATAGGACATTTAGGAATGATTAATTCTAATATATTAATTCCTTTAAATATAAAAAATGATGTTTTTGGTTTTGAAATTTCTATTAAAAAATTATATAATTTTAAAAATTATAAAATAAATGAAAAAAATTTTTATCCTTATAGTGAAAGAGATATTTCAATTATAATTAAAGAAGAAATTTCTATATCAGATATTTTATATGAATGTTATAAAATTTCTAAAGATAATATTTTAAAAATTATTATTTTAGATATATATCGAGGTAAAAATATTCCTTTAAATAAAAAAAGTTTATCTATTAGATTTTTTTTTAAAAATGAAAAAAAAAATTTTACTAATGAAGAAATTAAAATATTATTTTATAATTGTATTAATAAATTAAAAAGTAAATTTCATGCTATTTTAAGAGATAAATAA
- the pheS gene encoding phenylalanine--tRNA ligase subunit alpha, with translation MNKYKKYVKNIKLEINKCFSLKELNLIKLKYLGRKGEITKKIKSIKDLSVNKKKKFSILINKIKKKVQNLFYLKKNYFNKINIFKSNIKNDIDISLSYKEPIFGSIHIITQIINDIQSYFSNFGFSIVFGKEIESNYYNFDALNIKKDHPSRNKKDTFWFNSNFLLRTQTSSVQVRVMENCSLPIRIISSGKVYRNDSSLTHSPMFHQIEGLLIDKGISFSNLKWMMYNFLKNFFSKKIKIRFRSSYFPFTTPSAEIDIFNKNSNKWLEVLGCGMVHPNVLKNVNIDSKIYSGLAFGIGIERLTMLKYNISNIRSFFKNDLRFLKQFK, from the coding sequence ATGAACAAATATAAAAAATATGTTAAAAATATTAAATTAGAGATTAATAAATGTTTTAGTTTAAAAGAATTAAATTTAATAAAACTTAAATATTTAGGAAGAAAAGGAGAAATTACTAAAAAAATTAAAAGTATAAAAGATTTGTCTGTTAATAAAAAAAAAAAATTTAGCATTTTAATTAATAAAATTAAAAAAAAAGTTCAAAATCTTTTTTATTTAAAAAAAAATTATTTTAATAAAATTAATATTTTTAAATCTAATATTAAAAATGATATAGATATTTCTTTATCTTATAAAGAACCTATTTTTGGATCTATTCATATAATTACTCAAATAATTAATGATATACAATCTTATTTTTCTAATTTTGGTTTTTCTATTGTATTTGGAAAAGAAATTGAAAGTAATTATTATAATTTTGACGCGTTAAATATTAAAAAAGATCATCCTTCTAGAAATAAAAAAGATACTTTTTGGTTTAATTCTAATTTTTTATTAAGAACGCAAACTTCTAGTGTTCAAGTTCGAGTAATGGAAAATTGTTCTCTTCCAATTAGAATAATTTCTTCAGGTAAAGTTTATCGTAATGATTCTAGTTTAACTCATAGTCCAATGTTTCATCAAATTGAAGGTTTATTAATCGATAAAGGAATAAGTTTTTCTAATTTAAAATGGATGATGTATAATTTTTTAAAAAATTTTTTTTCAAAAAAAATAAAAATTAGATTTAGAAGTTCTTATTTTCCTTTTACTACTCCTTCGGCTGAAATAGATATTTTTAATAAAAATTCTAATAAATGGTTAGAAGTTTTAGGATGTGGAATGGTTCATCCTAATGTTTTAAAAAATGTTAATATTGATTCTAAAATATATTCTGGATTAGCTTTTGGTATAGGAATAGAACGTCTTACTATGTTAAAATATAATATTTCAAATATTCGTTCATTCTTTAAAAATGATTTAAGATTTTTAAAACAATTTAAATAA
- the rplT gene encoding 50S ribosomal protein L20 — protein MARVKRGVCSRARHKKILKKAKGYYGARSRVYRVAVQAVTKAGQYAYRDRRQKKRIFRSLWITRINAAVRENNLSYNNFIYGLKKASININRKILSEIAISDSKSLFNLVQKASFYLNK, from the coding sequence ATGGCTCGAGTTAAAAGAGGTGTATGTTCTCGTGCTCGTCATAAAAAAATATTAAAAAAAGCTAAAGGATATTATGGAGCAAGATCTAGAGTATATAGAGTAGCAGTTCAAGCAGTAACAAAAGCTGGTCAATATGCTTACCGAGATAGACGTCAAAAAAAAAGAATTTTTAGAAGTCTATGGATTACTCGCATTAATGCAGCTGTTCGAGAAAATAATTTATCTTACAATAATTTTATTTATGGTTTAAAAAAAGCATCTATAAATATTAATAGAAAAATTCTTTCTGAAATAGCTATTTCTGATTCAAAATCGTTATTTAATTTAGTTCAAAAAGCTAGTTTTTATTTAAATAAATAA
- the rpmI gene encoding 50S ribosomal protein L35, with protein MKKLKTLKSASKRFKKTSSGKFKRKQANLRHILTKKNSTRKRQLRSKKLVSQENLKAVRSFFPYSLS; from the coding sequence ATGAAGAAATTAAAAACTTTAAAAAGTGCTTCTAAACGTTTTAAAAAAACTTCATCAGGAAAATTTAAAAGAAAACAGGCTAATTTAAGACATATTCTTACTAAAAAAAATAGTACTAGAAAAAGACAATTAAGATCTAAAAAATTAGTATCTCAGGAAAATTTAAAAGCTGTTAGATCTTTTTTTCCGTATAGTTTAAGTTAA